The Meiothermus sp. QL-1 DNA window CCGAGATCTTCAAGTACAACCTGACCGAGGCCGACTACGGGGGGGAGCTTTACGCGGGGTGCCCGGAGATTCTGAACCGCACCCGCCCGGAGATTATCGCGGCCATCCACCGAAGCTACCTGGAGGCCGGGGCCGATGTCATCGAGACCAACACCTTCGGCTGCCTGCCCCACGTGCTCTCGGAGTACAACCTAGAGGCGGAGGCCGAGGACTTGGCCTACGAGGCTGCCCAGCTCGCCCGGCGGGTGGCCGAGGGTTTCAGCTCGCCCGAGAAGCCTCGCTTCGTGGCAGGGGCGCTGGGTCCCGGCACCAAGCTCATCTCGCTGGGGCAGATTGGCTGGAGCGAGATGTTTGAGTCCTACCGCACCGCGGCCAGGGGCCTGCTGCGGGGTGGGGTGGACCTGATTTTGCTCGAGACCTGCCAGGACATCCTCCAGGTGCGCTGTGCGGTGCTGGCGGTGCGCCAGGCCATGCAGGATGTGGAGCGGGAGGTGCCTTTGCAGGTGCAGGTCACGGTGGAGTCCACCGGGACCATGCTGGTGGGCACCGACGATGCCGCAGCCCTGACTGTGCTGGAGACCCTGCCGGTGGACGTGGTGGGCCTCAACTGCGCGGTGGGCCCCGACCTCATGGACTCGCACATCCGCTACTTCTGCCAAAACACCACCCGCTTCACCGCTTGCCTGCCCAACGCTGGCCTGCCCAGGAACGAGGGGGGGCGGGCGGTCTTCGACCTGACCCCGGCCGAGCTGGCCCGCTGGCAGGAAAAGTTTGTGCGGGAGTACGGGCTCAACGCGGTGGGGGGGTGCTGCGGCACCGGGCCGGCGCACATCCGGGCCCTGGCCGAGGCGGTGGGGGGGCTGGCCCCCAAGGCCCCCTCGCCCCACCGCCCCGACCCCTTCGCCCAGGTGGCGAGCCTCTACCAAAGCGTGCCCCTTCGCCAGGAAAGCGGCATCCTGATTGTGGGGGAACGCACCAACGCCACCGGCAGCAAGAAGTTCCGCGAGCTTCTGTTCGCCGGGGACTTCGATGGGATGGAGGCCCTGGCCCAGGAGCAGGTGGCCGAAGGGGCCCATGTGCTCGATGTTTCGGTGGCCTGGACGGGGCGCGACGAGGTCAGGGATATGCGCGAGGTGGTGCGCCGCTTCGCCACCAGCGTACCCATCCCCATCATGGTGGACACCACCCAGCCCGAGGTGATGGAGGAGGCCCTGAAGCACCTGGGGGGGCGGGCCATTCTGAACTCGGTGAACCTCGAGGACGGCCTGGAGAAGTTCGACCGCATCGCCCGCCTGGCCAAGGCCCACGGCGCTGCTCTGGTGGCCCTGACCATCGACGAGGACAAGGAAGCCGGGATGGCCAAGACCCCCGAGCGCAAGGTGGAGATTGCCCTCCGAATGTACGAGCGGCTTACGCGGGTGCACGGGATTCCGGGTAGCTCCATCCTCTTCGACCTGCTCACCTTTCCCATCACCCAAGGCGACGAGGAGACCCGCAAACTGGCCCTGTGGACCATTGAGGGCATCCGCCGGCTGCGGGCTCTTCTGCCCGAGGTGGGTTTTATCCTGGGGGTTTCCAACGTTTCGTTTGGGCTTGCCCCCCAGGCCCGGGTGGTGCTCAACTCGGTCTTTCTGGATGAGTGCGTGAAGGCCGGGCTCACCGCGGCCATCCTGAACGCGGGAAAGATCCTGCCCATCGCCCAGATTCCCGAGGAGGCCTACCGGCTGGCCCTCGACCTCATCTACGACCGGCGGGAGTTCGGCCCCGAGGGGGAGGTGGTCTACGACCCTCTTTTCGCCTACGTGGACTACTTTGCCCGCCACAAGGCTGCTTCAGGCAAGAGCCGCGACCCTCTGAGCGGGCTTGCGCTGGAGGAGCGGCTCAAAAAGCGCATCATCGAGGGGCGGAAGGTGGGCCTCGAGGCCGATTTGGAGGAGGCCCTCCAGCGCTACAGCCCGGTGGATATCATCAACAAGATTCTGCTGGAGGGGATGAAGGTGGTGGGCGACCTCTTCGGCGAGGGCAGGATGCAGCTTCCCTTTGTGCTGCAGGCTGCTGAGACCATGAAGGCCGCGGTGCGCTACCTGGAGCCCAGAATGGAGCGGCTGGAGGGGGTGCACAAGGGCACCATGGTGCTGGCCACGGTCAAGGGCGATGTGCACGATATCGGCAAAAACCTGGTGGACATCATCCTCTCCAACAACGGTTACAGGGTGGTGAACCTGGGCATCAAGAAGCCCATCGAGGAGATTCTGGCCGCGGTAGAGGAGCACAAGCCCGATGCGGTGGGGATGAGCGGGCTTCTGGTCAAGAGCACCGTGGTGATGAAGGAGAACCTGGAGTACATGGCTGCCAGGGGCTACAGCATCCCTGTGGTGCTCGGGGGGGCGGCGTTGAACCGCCACTATGTGGAGAACGACCTGCGCCGGGCCTACCCCACCGGCCCGGTCTACTATGCCTCGGATGCCTTCGACGGCCTCCAAATCATGGAGGAGCTGACCGGCCACGCCCCACCCCGGCTCACCAGCTACGAGGTAAGCGGCCACAAGTACAAAACCGCCTACGAGATTTTGCAGGAGAAGCTCAAGGCCGGCTCGGCCTACATTCCCTCCAACACCCCGCCCGCCCCCCGCATCCCCAGGCCTCCCTTCTGGGGCCGGCGGGTGGTGGACAAAAGCGAGCTGGAGATTGGGGTCATCTCCCGCTATGTGAACAAGAACGCCCTCTTCCGGGGGCAGTGGGGGTTTCGCCGGGGGGAGATGAGCCCGGAGGAGTACCAGGCCTACCTCGAGCGGCTGGCCGAACCCATGTTTGAGGAGATGGTGCTGCAGGCTCTGGCCGAGGACTGGCTCGAGCCCGCGGTGGTCTACGGCTACTGGCCGGTGGCCTCGGACAAGAACGACCTGATCGTTTTCGATCCCGACTCTGGGGCAGAGCTATTCCGCTTCAACTTTCCCCGCCAGATGGGCGCAGGCTCCCGCCACCTCTGCATCGCCGACTTCTTCCGCCCCCGCTTCGCCGAGCCCCTCGGCGATGAGGCCGAGTGGTTCCCCAAGGCGGCCTGGGAGAATGGGGCCCGGGATGTGCTGGCCGCCCAGGTGGTGACCATGGGGCGGAAGGTGAGCGAGGTGGCCCAGCGGCTCTTCCAGGCCGATGCTTACCAGGACTACCTCTACCTGCACGGCTTCTCGGTGGAGATGGCCGAGGCGTTGGCCGAGTACTGGCACAAGCGCATCCGCCAGCAGCTTGGCATCGCCCAGGACGATGCCACCAGCCTGGAGGAGCTCTTCCGCCAGGGCTACCAGGGCAGCCGCTACAGCTTCGGCTATCCAGCCTGCCCCCGCCTGGAGGACCAAAAGTACCTGCAGGAGCTCTTGAAGTGGCAGGAGGTGGGCATCGAGCTCTCCGAGGAGTACCAGCTCGTGCCGGAGCAGTCCACCAGCGCCATCATCGTGCACCACCCCAAGGCCAAGTACTTCAACCTCTGACTCCAAGACCCGCCCCTGCTTGCGGCCTGGGGGCCTTCCCCCTTACCATGCCCCCAACATGGGACCCACCCTTGCCGAGCTACAGTACGCGGTGGATGTGGCCTTGGGCCGCCGCCCGGGCAGCCTTTTGCTCAGGAACGCGCGGCTGCTCAACGTCTTCAGCCTAACGGTGCAGCCTGCCCACATCCTGCTGGCCGGGCCGCTGGTGGCGGCCGTGGGCGAGGCCTACGCCGAGGCCCAGGCCGAGGAGGTGATTGACCTCGAGGGCCGCTGGGTAGCCCCCGGCCTTATCGACGGGCACGTGCACCTCGAGAGCTCCCTGGTCACCCCGGCCGAGTACGCCCGGGGGGTGGTCCCCCGGGGGGTGACGGGAGTGGTCACCGACCCCCACGAGATCGCCAACGTGGCCGGGGTGGCTGGAATCGAGTGGCTGATGGAGGCGAGCGAGGGGCTGCCGCTGGAGGTCTACGTGACGGTGCCCTCCTCGGTGCCCTCCACCCCCCTCGAGACCAGCGGGGCCCGGCTGGGCCTGGCCGAGATGGAGCGCCTGCTGGCCCATCCGCGGGTGGTGGGGGTGGCCGAGCTGATGAGCTTCCCCGCCATTCTGGCCGCAGAGGCGGGGGAGCTGGAGAAGGTGCGCCTGGCCGAGCGCTTCCGCAAGTCGCCCGAGGGGCACGCCCCCACCCTGGTGGGGCCAGCCCTGCAGGGCTACCTGGCCACCGGCATCGCCTCTGACCACGAGAGCACCGCCTTGGAGGAGGGGCGGGCCAAGCTCGAGGCCGGCTGCTTTCTGATGGTGCGGGAGGGCTCCACCACTCGCAACCTGGCGGCCCTGGCCCCGCTTTTTCGCCCCGAGCACGCCGATCGCATCGGCTTGGTCACCGACGACCGGCTTCCATCCGACCTGATCCGGGAGGGGGGCGTGGACTTCCTGGTGCGCAAGGCCATCGCCCTGGGGGTGGACCCGGTCTATGCGGTGCGGGCCGGTAGCTACAACGTGGCCCGGCACTACGGTCTCAGGCGGCGCGGCGCGGTGGCGCCGGGTTTCCAGGCCGACCTGGTGGTGCTGGAGGACCTGGCTACCTTCCGCGCGGCCTCGGTCTACCAGCGGGGCCAGCGGGTGGCCGAGGGGGGGCGGATTTTGGTGGAGCTTCCCAAGGCCAAGCCCAGCGCGGCGGTCTCCCACACGGTTCGCCTGCCCCCCCTGGCTCTGGAGACCCTGCGGATTCCGGCCAGGGGTGGGCGGGTCCGGGTCATCCGGGCCATTCCCCACCAGGTGCTCACCGCCGAGGAGCTGGTGGAGCCCACCTTGCGGGATGGTGAGGTGGTGGCGGACCCAGCCCGCGACCTGGCCAAACTGGTCTGCATCGAGCGCCACGGCCGGGCAGGACGGGTAGGGGTGGGGCTGGTCACCGCCTTTGGGCTGCAAAGGGGAGCCTTGGCCTGCACCGTGGGCCACGATCACCACAACCTGATGGCCGTGGGCGTTCGAGACGAGGACCTCCTCCTGGCGGCCCGGCGGCTGGAGGCCCTGGGCGGGGGGATGGTGGCGGTGGCCGAAGGAGAGGTGCTGGCTGAGCTGGCCCTGCCCATCGCCGGGCTTATCACCGATGAACCGCTGGAGGTGGTGGAGGCCAGGCTCCAGGCCCTGGAAGCCGCTGCCCGGGCCCTGGGGGTCCACCTGCCCGAGCCCTACATGGTTCTCTCTTTCCTGGGCCTGGCCGTCATCCCCGAGCTGCGCCTTACCGACCATGGACTGGTGGACGTGCGTCGGGGGGCCCTGGTGCCGCTTTGGGTGGAGTGATATGAATAGACCGGCATGGTAATCCTGCGCGGTCTGGTCGTCCACACCCCCAAAAATCCCTTTCGCGAAGCCAAAGGGCTGGAGGCTTTTTCCGACGGGGGGATTGCCCTCGAGGGCGGGCGCATTGCCGCTCTGGGCTCTTTTGCCGAGGTAAGGGCCCGCTTTCCCCAGGCTGTGGTGCAGGACTGCCGCGAGGGGGTGCTCCTGCCCGGCCTGGTGGACACCCACGTCCACTACCCCCAGGTGCGGGTGATCGGGGCCATGGGCCACAGCCTGCTGGACTGGCTGGAAAAGCGCACCCTGCCTTTTGAGGCCCGGCTCGCCGACAACAAGCTGGCCCGCGAGCTGGCCCGGGAGTTCGTGCAGCTTTTGCTGAGGAACGGCACCACCACCGCGCTGGTGTTCGGCTCCCATTTCCAGGGGGCCACCGCCAACCTGTTCGGGGCTGCCGAGGATGTGGGGCTGCGCCTGATTGCGGGCCAGGTCTGCTCGGACCGGCTGCTGCGCCCCGAGCTGCACACCACCCCCGAGCGAAGCTACGCCGAGCAGAAGATGCTCATCCAGCGCTTCCATGGCCGGGGCAGGCTGCGCTATGCGGTGACCCCCCGGTTCGCCCTCTCGGCCTCGGAGGGGCTGCTCGAGGTCTGCCAAGCGCTTTTGGACGAGCACCCCGATCTGTACTTCACCACCCACATAAACGAGAACCCCGATGAGATCCGCACTGTGGCGGAGCTTTTCCCCTGGAGCCAGCACTACCTCCACACCTACGACCGCTTTGGCCTGGTGGGCGACCGCTCGGTCTTCGCCCACAACGTCCACCCCACCGAGGCCGAGCTCCTGCGCCTGGCCGAGGCTGGGGCGGCGGTGGCCCACTGCCCCAGCTCCAACGCCTTTATCGGCAGCGGGCTTTTCCCCATGCGGCGGCACCTGGAGGCTAGGGTGCGCTTTGCGCTAGGCTCGGATGTGGGCGGGGGTACGGGTTTCAGCCTTTTGAAGGAAGCCCTGATGGCCTACCTGGCCCAGCGCCTGCGGCCCGATGGGGTTTTGCTCACCCCGGCCCACCTGCTCTACCTGGCCACCCTGGCCGGGGCCGAGGCCCTGGGGCTGGCCGAGGAGACCGGCAGCCTGGCCCCCGGCAAGGCCGCCGATGTGATCTGGGTCAGGCCCCTGCCCGGGAGTGCCCTCGAGGTGCGCTTCCGCCACTCGGACTCGGCGGAGGACCTGCTGGGCTCGCTCTTCACCCTGCACGGCGAGGCCCAGGTGGCCCAGGTCTGGCTGGGGGGGGTCAGGGTGCTTGCTCCAAGCTGAGCATCCCTGCCCCCACCGCCTGGGCCGGGTGGGGGAGGGGCCTGGCCTGCTGGACTAAAACCTGCTGGAGCTGCGCCGGGTTGAGGGTCGGCTGGGCTTCAAGCCAGAGGGCCATGGCCCCGGCCACCAGCGGGGTGGCGAAGGAGGTGCCGGTGCAGGTGCCGCTGGTTCCACCAGGCTGAATACAATTGAGGCCGGTGCCCGGTGCGGCCAGGTCCACGTATTTCCCCTGGGTGGAGTAGGGGGCTGGCTGCCAGGTGGGCCCGTTCTGCTCCAAGGCCCCCACCGCCACCAGCCCCGGGAGGTCGAAGGCCGCGGGGTAGTGGGCCGGGCTGCCCTGGTTGCCCTGGTTGCCTGCGGCAGCGGCCACCGGAATACCCTGGCTCAGCGCGGCCTGCAAGGCGAGCCTGAGGGCCTCCACCGGGGTGTCCCCCCCCAGGCTCAGGTTGAGGACGGTGGGGCCCTGGTGGTTTTGCACCACCCAGCACACCCCCCGCACCACCCGGCTGGCCCGGCAGGTTCCGCCAGCGTCGCAGACCCGCACGGGGATGATGCCTGCCTGGGGCGCCACCTCCCTTACCAATCCGGCCACCCCGGTGCCGTGTCCCCCGGGGAAGCCGTCTTGCGGGATGGTGTCGTCCTCCACGAAGTCGTAGCCGGGAAGCTGGGGGATGGCCGCGTCCACCCCGGTGTCCAGCACCGCCACCCGCACCCCCTGCCCGCTTCGGCCCCGGCTGTGGGCCATGGGGGCCCCCACCACCTCCCCGCCCGGAATCCCCCCGAAGCTCCAGAGGCTTTCGGGGTCGGCCTTGTAGGCCGGGTCCTGGGCCTCCAGTTCTTCCAGGGCCTTGCCCAGGGCTTCACCGCTGTAGCCCAGCTCGGCTAGGGCGAAGCCGCAGGCCGCCAGGTCGTCCCGGCGTACTAGGGTGAGCCCGGTTGGTAGGCGGGGGGTCTGGCCCAGGGGCAGGCGCAGCAGAATCCGGTTGCGGTCCACCTGCCCCAGCACCCCTAAGGTAGCGGCCGCCTCCCGTCCTCCGGCCACCACCCGCACCGGTTGGGGACCGCCGGCGACGTTTGGCACGGTAAAGCGCAGCCGTCCGGCCTCACGCAAGGTGATTTGAGCGGGTTGGCTGCCCACATAGACCTGGGCCTCCAGGCCGTTCAGGCTCGAGAGCCTGGCCTCCACCTCTTCCCCGATGGCTGCCCGCGAAGGGGAGAGTACGGCTGAGGGGCTCTGAGGCGAGCATCCCACAACCCAAAGCAGTGCCCAGGCCAGCCACCACAGCTTTGATGATATTCTCCTCATTTGCCACCCCTTCTACATGCAGAAGGCTTTCTCCGCCTAAATCTAGTACCCGGATCGGCATGGCTAGGGAAGTGTGAGGTTGCCGCCGCCCACCGTGTAGCTGTTGGTACTCACGTCGGCCTCCTGGATGTAATCGCCCGGCTGGAATGTGCCGAAGGTGCTCGGATTATCGAGAGCGAAAAGCGGCTGGCTGCTCAGGATGGCCGAGACCTTAAAGCTGCCCGAGCCGGAGGTGGGAGCGGTGTAACCCAGCAAGCTGGAGGCTGAGAGGTCGGGCAGGGTGTAGCTGCTGGCATTGCCCAGCCAGGCTTTGGTCAGGCTCGCCGTGTAGTAAAGCTGCGCTGGCACTTGAAGGTTTATCCGATAACCCTGCAGGTCAGCGTCGCTGCGAGAAAGGCCGTTCACCGTGGGGTGGGCCGTCTGGCTCGGTACGCTTAGACTGCCGGAGGGCCAGGGGGTGGGCAGAGCCAGGCTGGGGGGGCTCGTGAAGAACTGAGTGCTCGACAACGAGGCGTTGGTCGCCTGGGCGACGACCCGTGCCGCGTAGCGATCGCCGCTCGCAAACCCACTCACGGGCCGGTAGCTGGTAAGGGAGGCGTTGACTCCACCCCCACCGCTGCTCCCGCTCAGGTAGAAGACCAGCGCACCGGGGCCCTGGATGGTGTAGCCCGATGGAGGGGTGGGCAGGCTCAGGCCGACGGGAGGCAACTGGTCGGCAGAAGCCAGGCTGGCGCTAGTGTTGCCTCCGCTGGTCACGTTCACGTTTTTGAGCACCTTGGCCACCTTAGCAGAACCAGCGCTGACCAGGGTCAGCAGCAGGTCCTGCAGGCCAGAGGTGAGGTTCAAGGTGGTGGATACGCTGCTGCCCGCAGGCACACAACCGGTATTGTTCACGCAGACCAAATCTCCGGCTGCATACAGGCCCGGGGCCACACTTATACTCACCGTGAAGGGGACGTTAGACGGCGCGCTGCTGCACTCCAGCTT harbors:
- the ade gene encoding adenine deaminase, with amino-acid sequence MGPTLAELQYAVDVALGRRPGSLLLRNARLLNVFSLTVQPAHILLAGPLVAAVGEAYAEAQAEEVIDLEGRWVAPGLIDGHVHLESSLVTPAEYARGVVPRGVTGVVTDPHEIANVAGVAGIEWLMEASEGLPLEVYVTVPSSVPSTPLETSGARLGLAEMERLLAHPRVVGVAELMSFPAILAAEAGELEKVRLAERFRKSPEGHAPTLVGPALQGYLATGIASDHESTALEEGRAKLEAGCFLMVREGSTTRNLAALAPLFRPEHADRIGLVTDDRLPSDLIREGGVDFLVRKAIALGVDPVYAVRAGSYNVARHYGLRRRGAVAPGFQADLVVLEDLATFRAASVYQRGQRVAEGGRILVELPKAKPSAAVSHTVRLPPLALETLRIPARGGRVRVIRAIPHQVLTAEELVEPTLRDGEVVADPARDLAKLVCIERHGRAGRVGVGLVTAFGLQRGALACTVGHDHHNLMAVGVRDEDLLLAARRLEALGGGMVAVAEGEVLAELALPIAGLITDEPLEVVEARLQALEAAARALGVHLPEPYMVLSFLGLAVIPELRLTDHGLVDVRRGALVPLWVE
- a CDS encoding S8 family serine peptidase, with product MRRISSKLWWLAWALLWVVGCSPQSPSAVLSPSRAAIGEEVEARLSSLNGLEAQVYVGSQPAQITLREAGRLRFTVPNVAGGPQPVRVVAGGREAAATLGVLGQVDRNRILLRLPLGQTPRLPTGLTLVRRDDLAACGFALAELGYSGEALGKALEELEAQDPAYKADPESLWSFGGIPGGEVVGAPMAHSRGRSGQGVRVAVLDTGVDAAIPQLPGYDFVEDDTIPQDGFPGGHGTGVAGLVREVAPQAGIIPVRVCDAGGTCRASRVVRGVCWVVQNHQGPTVLNLSLGGDTPVEALRLALQAALSQGIPVAAAAGNQGNQGSPAHYPAAFDLPGLVAVGALEQNGPTWQPAPYSTQGKYVDLAAPGTGLNCIQPGGTSGTCTGTSFATPLVAGAMALWLEAQPTLNPAQLQQVLVQQARPLPHPAQAVGAGMLSLEQAP
- the guaD gene encoding guanine deaminase, whose translation is MVILRGLVVHTPKNPFREAKGLEAFSDGGIALEGGRIAALGSFAEVRARFPQAVVQDCREGVLLPGLVDTHVHYPQVRVIGAMGHSLLDWLEKRTLPFEARLADNKLARELAREFVQLLLRNGTTTALVFGSHFQGATANLFGAAEDVGLRLIAGQVCSDRLLRPELHTTPERSYAEQKMLIQRFHGRGRLRYAVTPRFALSASEGLLEVCQALLDEHPDLYFTTHINENPDEIRTVAELFPWSQHYLHTYDRFGLVGDRSVFAHNVHPTEAELLRLAEAGAAVAHCPSSNAFIGSGLFPMRRHLEARVRFALGSDVGGGTGFSLLKEALMAYLAQRLRPDGVLLTPAHLLYLATLAGAEALGLAEETGSLAPGKAADVIWVRPLPGSALEVRFRHSDSAEDLLGSLFTLHGEAQVAQVWLGGVRVLAPS
- a CDS encoding peptidase S8 and S53 subtilisin kexin sedolisin; protein product: MNLAFRFAGFLFFGLLLAACGGGTPPPPGSITLTVEDPMGSFNAAAYQVGSGSWQPLTLTGATTKTGTFNLNNQTRYGVAVRCSGLVVKVIQATASELPNPKLECSSAPSNVPFTVSISVAPGLYAAGDLVCVNNTGCVPAGSSVSTTLNLTSGLQDLLLTLVSAGSAKVAKVLKNVNVTSGGNTSASLASADQLPPVGLSLPTPPSGYTIQGPGALVFYLSGSSGGGGVNASLTSYRPVSGFASGDRYAARVVAQATNASLSSTQFFTSPPSLALPTPWPSGSLSVPSQTAHPTVNGLSRSDADLQGYRINLQVPAQLYYTASLTKAWLGNASSYTLPDLSASSLLGYTAPTSGSGSFKVSAILSSQPLFALDNPSTFGTFQPGDYIQEADVSTNSYTVGGGNLTLP
- the metH gene encoding methionine synthase, translating into MAFGGMARDFFAQQGLEPLDAQGYRREARLVFPYLKALSERVLVFDGAMGTEIFKYNLTEADYGGELYAGCPEILNRTRPEIIAAIHRSYLEAGADVIETNTFGCLPHVLSEYNLEAEAEDLAYEAAQLARRVAEGFSSPEKPRFVAGALGPGTKLISLGQIGWSEMFESYRTAARGLLRGGVDLILLETCQDILQVRCAVLAVRQAMQDVEREVPLQVQVTVESTGTMLVGTDDAAALTVLETLPVDVVGLNCAVGPDLMDSHIRYFCQNTTRFTACLPNAGLPRNEGGRAVFDLTPAELARWQEKFVREYGLNAVGGCCGTGPAHIRALAEAVGGLAPKAPSPHRPDPFAQVASLYQSVPLRQESGILIVGERTNATGSKKFRELLFAGDFDGMEALAQEQVAEGAHVLDVSVAWTGRDEVRDMREVVRRFATSVPIPIMVDTTQPEVMEEALKHLGGRAILNSVNLEDGLEKFDRIARLAKAHGAALVALTIDEDKEAGMAKTPERKVEIALRMYERLTRVHGIPGSSILFDLLTFPITQGDEETRKLALWTIEGIRRLRALLPEVGFILGVSNVSFGLAPQARVVLNSVFLDECVKAGLTAAILNAGKILPIAQIPEEAYRLALDLIYDRREFGPEGEVVYDPLFAYVDYFARHKAASGKSRDPLSGLALEERLKKRIIEGRKVGLEADLEEALQRYSPVDIINKILLEGMKVVGDLFGEGRMQLPFVLQAAETMKAAVRYLEPRMERLEGVHKGTMVLATVKGDVHDIGKNLVDIILSNNGYRVVNLGIKKPIEEILAAVEEHKPDAVGMSGLLVKSTVVMKENLEYMAARGYSIPVVLGGAALNRHYVENDLRRAYPTGPVYYASDAFDGLQIMEELTGHAPPRLTSYEVSGHKYKTAYEILQEKLKAGSAYIPSNTPPAPRIPRPPFWGRRVVDKSELEIGVISRYVNKNALFRGQWGFRRGEMSPEEYQAYLERLAEPMFEEMVLQALAEDWLEPAVVYGYWPVASDKNDLIVFDPDSGAELFRFNFPRQMGAGSRHLCIADFFRPRFAEPLGDEAEWFPKAAWENGARDVLAAQVVTMGRKVSEVAQRLFQADAYQDYLYLHGFSVEMAEALAEYWHKRIRQQLGIAQDDATSLEELFRQGYQGSRYSFGYPACPRLEDQKYLQELLKWQEVGIELSEEYQLVPEQSTSAIIVHHPKAKYFNL